In Rhineura floridana isolate rRhiFlo1 chromosome 22, rRhiFlo1.hap2, whole genome shotgun sequence, a single genomic region encodes these proteins:
- the BSCL2 gene encoding seipin, whose product MAGSTGPFLLWAQEVVMLLMLRVRRTVLQTAILLCVLLLLLWISIFLYGSFYYSYMPTVSYVSPVHYQFRTDCGHPGPELCSFPVANVSFIKDSRDRVLMYGQPYRISLELELPESLVNQNLGMFMVVISCYTKGGRIISSSARSAMLHYRSNLLQILDTLAFASFFLSGFSEQKQTVEVELYSDYKEDSYTPTIGAVIEIQTTKIQIYGAHLRIHAHFTGLRYLLYNFPVTSAILGVASNFTFLSVIVLFSYLQWLWGSMWPRESLSLQLSGRERSGAIQMTEDAHRRIVIPKEGPEEGEETALPQPEDVGTTEEEELSTAVAEMQTKKSSLEKPDSGAESNLGDAASEEAEFESVDSSSLLAEANFVDPSQEGDPASLFPLGARTLTSGTEMRQRSICSSS is encoded by the exons ATGGCAGGCAGCACTGGACCCTTCCTGCTGTGGGCGCAGGAAGTGGTGATGCTGCTGATGCTCCGGGTGCGCCGGACCGTCCTGCAGACGGCCATTTTGCTCTGTGTCCTGCTGCTTCTCCTCTGGATCTCGATCTTCCTTTATGGCAGCTTCTACTACTCCTATATGCCGACCGTCAGCTATGTCAGCCCTGTACACTACCAGTTCAG GACAGACTGTGGCCACCCTGGACCAGAGCTCTGCTCTTTTCCCGTCGCCAACGTTTCGTTCATCAAGGACAGCCGCGACCGG GTCCTCATGTATGGCCAACCGTACCGCATCTCACTGGAACTGGAACTGCCTGAGTCACTGGTCAACCAAAACCTAGGGATGTTCATGGTGGTAATCTCGTGTTACACCAAAGGCGGCCGCATCATCTCCTCTTCAGCCAGATCT GCCATGCTCCACTATCGCTCGAACCTGCTGCAAATCCTCGACACCTTGGCTTTTGCCAGCTTCTTCTTGTCTGGCTTCTCAGAACAGAAGCAGACAGTGGAAGTCGAGCTGTACTCGGACTATAAGGAGGACTCA TACACCCCAACCATTGGTGCAGTAATTGAAATCCAGACCACGAAGATCCAGATTTACGGGGCCCACCTGCGAATTCATGCCCATTTCACTGGATTACG GTACCTGCTCTACAACTTCCCGGTGACATCGGCCATTTTGGGTGTGGCCAGCAACTTCACCTTCCTGAGCGTCATTGTCCTCTTCAGTTACCTGCAGTGGCTCTGGGGCAGCATGTGGCCCAGGGAATCCCTCTCTTTGCAG ttaTCTGGCAGAGAAAGATCCGGAGCAATTCAGATGACAGAAGATGCCCACCGACGGATTGTGATCCCTAAAGAAG GCCCCGAGGAAGGTGAAGAGACTGCCCTGCCACAGCCAGAAGATGTGGGAACCACTGAAGAAGAGGAACTGTCTACAGCAG TTGCTGAGATGCAGACCAAGAAGAGCAGCCTCGAGAAACCTGATTCTGGAGCAGAATCCAACCTGGGCGACGCAGCAAGTGAAG AGGCAGAGTTTGAGTCTGTGGACAGTTCCTCGCTACTTGCTGAGGCCAACTTCGTGGACCCTTCCCAGGAGGGGGATCCTGCAAGCCTCTTTcccctgggggccaggaccctcACGTCAGGCACAGAGATGCGGCAGAGAAGTATTTGCTCCAGTtcctga